The Hyalangium ruber genome has a window encoding:
- a CDS encoding FRG domain-containing protein → MREHRVESWLELQEALFAGSWNEALGRFRPSFVFRGVPDAGHDLSTSLNRQGGAFASHERDLLRAFRKYARGTSSRPCESVWDWLALAQHHGLPTRLLDWTFSPNVALHFLTEDPELYEVDGVVWCVDYRETNRLLPKPLQTQLREEGADVFTAEMLEAAAGDLPTFDRLTKHPFVLFLEPPSLDDRIVNQFALFSVMNGPMLRLDTFLESQKRGVRRLIVPASLKWEVRDKLDQANVTERVLFPGLDGLSRWLRRYYSPRPR, encoded by the coding sequence GTGAGAGAGCACCGCGTCGAGAGCTGGTTGGAGCTACAGGAGGCGCTCTTCGCGGGCTCCTGGAACGAGGCGCTGGGGCGCTTTCGCCCGAGCTTCGTCTTTCGGGGCGTGCCGGACGCGGGGCATGACCTCTCCACCTCGCTCAATCGTCAGGGAGGCGCGTTCGCCTCTCACGAGAGGGATCTGCTGCGGGCCTTTCGCAAGTACGCGCGGGGCACCTCGTCGCGGCCGTGCGAGTCGGTCTGGGACTGGTTGGCGCTGGCGCAGCACCATGGGCTACCCACGCGGCTGCTGGACTGGACGTTCAGCCCGAATGTGGCGCTGCACTTCCTGACAGAGGATCCGGAGCTGTACGAGGTGGATGGCGTGGTGTGGTGTGTGGACTACCGGGAGACGAACCGGCTGCTGCCCAAGCCATTGCAGACGCAGCTGCGCGAGGAGGGAGCGGACGTCTTCACCGCGGAGATGCTCGAGGCGGCGGCGGGAGACCTGCCCACGTTCGACAGACTGACGAAGCACCCCTTCGTGCTGTTCCTGGAGCCGCCCTCGCTGGACGACCGCATCGTGAACCAGTTCGCGCTCTTCTCGGTGATGAACGGGCCGATGCTGCGGCTGGACACGTTCCTGGAGAGCCAGAAACGTGGCGTGCGCCGGCTCATCGTCCCGGCCTCCCTGAAGTGGGAGGTCCGGGACAAGCTGGACCAGGCGAACGTGACGGAGCGTGTGCTGTTCCCGGGCCTGGATGGCTTGAGCCGCTGGCTGCGTCGCTACTACAGCCCGCGTCCGCGCTAG